A single window of Ferrimonas balearica DSM 9799 DNA harbors:
- a CDS encoding diacylglycerol kinase, with product MTQPENKNRGVMRFFQAGIYSMQGLKAAYRHEEAFRQELFLAVVLIVAAFFFDVSVLERLFMIAVVVLVLIVELLNSAVEAVVDRIGPEHHELSGRAKDIGSAAVFIALCQVAVVWGGILLW from the coding sequence ATGACTCAACCGGAAAACAAAAACCGCGGCGTGATGCGCTTCTTTCAGGCCGGTATCTACTCCATGCAGGGCCTGAAAGCCGCCTACCGCCACGAAGAGGCGTTCCGTCAGGAACTGTTCCTTGCTGTGGTGCTCATTGTTGCCGCCTTCTTCTTTGACGTCTCCGTGCTGGAGCGGCTGTTTATGATCGCCGTAGTGGTGCTGGTGCTGATTGTGGAGTTGCTGAACTCCGCCGTAGAGGCGGTCGTGGACCGCATCGGCCCGGAGCATCATGAACTGTCCGGACGGGCTAAGGACATCGGCTCTGCCGCCGTGTTTATCGCCCTGTGTCAGGTGGCCGTGGTGTGGGGAGGTATCCTGCTATGGTAA
- a CDS encoding Ig-like domain-containing protein, producing the protein MATDWQKRHGLVLCAALFSFELSAAPIVLNGPSSGWIPVLAGARFDPIDDEQAQTTGLDLVGDAQHPQFYTVYDDNNSVDESDDVVAYRFRVGSGNDSNVYLMGVDSDGDAVLDIFIAGSGKEGKIYIWGSDDKKNIPAGRVANDGPSTTTIDTKNPPYEIATDPQNYSLNPVSSVDSDASTTDFGPLDGEDHFVSFTLPFSAIKSALNSVKGQVVSKDTTLRYVVFSLNQTNSINGDFSGINDKDPGVYDKTYEELGLFVPVAPDYVPPSNEAPIAVADTASTLEDSSVLVDVLIGDSDPDGDPLTIIGFTQPAFGIVTQEGEQLRYAPSLNFHGNDSFTYTISDDGGLSHSAAVAITVTPVNDAPMANYVEKTIAEGASLVVAMAELGSDVDGDALTLALGALPEGWNHTVTASSVTIVPPVDFNGSQNIGFTVTDPAGLSDGNTIKVIVTPVNDAPVAMDDSTRTSEETAVNIDVTANDSDVDGDALRVESISNLDPAKGSATFSGGTITFTPAQDVTGEVSFSYTVTDGAVGAAGLTDTATVTVTIDPVNDAPVAMNDSVRTAEETAVNIDVTGNDSDADGDALRVESISNLDPAKGSATFSGGTITFTPAKDETGEVSFSYTVTDGAVGATGLTDTATVTVTIDPVNDAPQANDLSRTIEAGASLTVPVSELAKDADGDALDFTFVTLPQGWTAKVEGGNVVVTPVADFSGSQGVEFTVADPSGAQASATITITVNRVNEAPVANNISRTIAEDSSLTVAVSVLASDPDGDAFELTFSTLPQGWVAKVEGGNVVVTPPTDFNGSEPIPFTVTDPSGAEAAAVITVTVEPGNDAPVAVDDTATTTEDTPVAIDILRNDSDVDGDALYFNGVTGLAADKGRADFANGVLTFTPAAHVFGEIRFDYTISDGDNGQTDSASVTVTVDPVNDAPVAVADSTTTEVGSPVVIPVLDNDSDVDGDALKVISVVLGDPAQGSVSFSDNSITFTPAAGFIGNASLTYTIADPSGAEASANVSVQVVAADSEPVAVDDEASVNEDESVQIRVLNNDSHGGAGLNPASVQVVDAPLHGEVSVDVGSGVITYRPTENYDGSDSFTYQVQDNGERVSAPATVRIEVLPVNDAPVAVNDTFDVTEDGEVLLTLLNNDSDPDSGDAPQQDSIEFLSQPEQGTLTLRDGQWYFQPEANQTASVEFEYRVADGEGVYSDGARVFVRIEAVNDAPVARADEASTDEDTALLLDLLTNDEDVDGQLLPGQIEITVPPTSGTVSQDSEGNWYYTPNPNASGQDSFEYRLVDEEGLASESVVVTVTINAVNDIPVANDDAVTLAEDGDFAINVLGNDEDIDGVLLAASVTVVAQPEHGTVELDRTTGLLRYQAGDNYFGEDRFQYRVQDDAGAWSNDATVVVTISAVNDAPLANADRVEMDEDQGTTLNLLGNDQDVDGRLDPTSIELKDLPESIRVEVQADGSLQISPAQDFSGEVTFSYRVADDEGEYSDWALITVVVRAQNDAPVAVADRFELDEGGVLQASVTDNDFDVDGDAFSAQLVSQPQYGAVTLQSDGSFRYQHDGGEQTQDRFEYQIHDGEFDSAPVTVTLDIRALNDAPVAQADAVSTREDESVAIAVLANDSDADGDPLTVAVTVAPKLGTADVVEGLIHYQPQPNRSGVDSLSYQISDGKGGVATAQVTIEIRAVNDAPVANDDVAETAEDQAVSIDVLSNDSDLDGDTLSLSLVNQPARGEVQLSAGQVRYQPEPNDHGEVTFRYAIDDGNGGRDEAQVRVVVVPVNDPPVANDDWTATSVRQPVVIAVLDNDVDVDGDALVVVNASVDYGQVEVLADQTLRFTPQPDRLEASRISYRISDGKGGESSALVQVMVDSDNRAPVAQDDEVILANGQWQARIAVLDNDSDPDGDALTVIGAAGGYGEVMIEANQLVWQGDSNMPGSVIIEYRISDGFGGEDSAIVQLLSDDALRPVVTAPAPVWVDAEALFTKVDLGTATAVDRFGTPLPVSLVDGVPFFQPGENTALWEACDDEGRCGTAPQKVYVRPLVSLAKDQVVLEGREVEVEVVMNGPHYQYPVVVPYTLSGTVDDSEHTLVEGELLIESGTSALLTFETLEDGVAEADETLVVHLDPSVNPGNKRDHQVTITEGNLPPELALSAAQDGEPRLVASQELGMMVIAATLTDPNAGDQHQWQWHHDSILADLDVTEERFEFDPAEVDPGLYTLTVEAWDQAGLTDITSITIEVVAALAPLEPGADSDGDLIPDLDEGYVDRDFDGIPDYRDQVVDECNVLPETGDNWDGYIVEADPAVCLRIGRYTTNGASGGAQVLAQDIGTARNDLVEDTEATNVGGIFDFIAYKLPEAGQSVQVVLPQRLAIPANAVYRKFLPEEGWVTLIEDGDNRLHSAPGEPGFCPPPGGDVWTPGLNEGHWCVQVTLEDGGRYDADALRNGSVTDPGGVAVMLNNNRPPLANGDVARVRDGKRIVIPVLDNDSDPDVDPLRIVAVSAALGEVSINDDQTLDYRAPLGYLGADTLSYSISDGQGGSAQANVAVDVYLNRGPLAVNDVAELYNNDTALVSVMSNDSDADGDTLQLVSASVDIGSVTVEANGQLRYQPPQDYIGPALATYTITDGEGGEASAEVQFSVLGKQLVKTEGGSSGSLNAIGLALLALLALGRRRVLPWLALVLGASAPALAEEKPLDPLKPWFVTGNLSWASSDVSTSDLNRDLADAGLNAQVLSLDKERLGWGVGLGYRVTERWFVEAGYLNIDEVDLTIEGVFQDPATFFDAVEHVYPESGHGPYAQLGYRLPLSERWGLTGKVGAFFWEGDYESVALNTGMGTGSDNPDGTDLLYGVTLDYRVSRDWLASLQLQRVEFDRYPAMLLGFNLSYHFGGSAAPAPVLAPVPVDSDGDGVIDPQDACPDTPMTHAVDGRGCTLWRTEAMELELVLLFANDSATIPATYDVVLQNLSEQLAPLADYQVVIEGHASAPASSRYNLSLSERRAQAVGEALNQRGVESANITYVARGEEMPAVAGNTEHAYGQNRRAVVMVSFTEKTPVPRP; encoded by the coding sequence ATGGCTACGGATTGGCAAAAACGGCATGGCTTGGTGTTGTGTGCGGCGTTATTCAGTTTTGAACTGAGTGCGGCGCCCATTGTTCTGAATGGACCCTCGTCGGGCTGGATTCCGGTTCTGGCCGGAGCGCGGTTTGACCCGATTGATGACGAGCAAGCGCAGACCACCGGCCTCGATCTGGTCGGCGATGCACAGCATCCCCAGTTCTATACCGTCTACGACGACAACAATAGTGTCGACGAGTCCGATGACGTGGTGGCTTATCGCTTTCGGGTTGGCAGTGGCAATGACAGCAATGTCTACCTGATGGGGGTGGACTCCGATGGCGATGCCGTGCTGGATATCTTTATCGCGGGCAGCGGCAAAGAAGGCAAGATCTACATCTGGGGCAGCGACGACAAAAAGAACATCCCCGCCGGCCGGGTTGCCAATGACGGTCCCAGCACCACCACCATCGACACCAAGAATCCCCCGTACGAAATCGCGACCGACCCGCAAAACTACTCCCTGAACCCCGTCAGCAGCGTCGACAGTGACGCCTCCACCACCGACTTTGGCCCGCTGGATGGCGAAGACCACTTTGTCAGCTTTACGCTGCCGTTTTCGGCCATCAAAAGCGCCCTCAACAGCGTGAAAGGCCAGGTGGTCAGCAAAGACACCACCCTGCGTTACGTGGTGTTCTCGCTGAACCAGACCAACAGCATTAACGGCGATTTTTCCGGCATCAATGACAAAGATCCCGGTGTCTATGACAAGACCTACGAAGAGCTCGGGTTGTTTGTTCCGGTGGCACCGGATTACGTACCGCCCAGCAACGAGGCGCCGATTGCCGTTGCTGACACCGCCTCGACTCTGGAAGATTCCTCGGTTCTGGTTGATGTCCTTATCGGAGACAGCGACCCTGACGGTGACCCGCTGACCATCATCGGTTTTACGCAGCCTGCGTTCGGCATCGTTACCCAGGAGGGCGAGCAGCTCCGCTATGCCCCGTCATTGAACTTCCATGGCAATGACAGCTTCACTTACACCATCAGTGACGATGGGGGGCTCAGTCACAGTGCTGCAGTGGCGATTACCGTGACGCCGGTGAACGATGCCCCTATGGCCAACTACGTTGAGAAAACCATTGCCGAAGGCGCCAGCCTGGTGGTGGCGATGGCGGAGTTGGGGTCGGATGTCGATGGTGATGCGCTGACTCTGGCGTTGGGTGCTCTGCCTGAGGGCTGGAACCACACCGTGACCGCAAGCAGCGTCACGATCGTCCCGCCGGTGGACTTTAACGGAAGCCAAAACATCGGCTTCACCGTCACCGATCCCGCAGGTCTTTCCGACGGCAACACCATCAAGGTGATCGTCACGCCGGTGAACGATGCGCCGGTGGCGATGGATGACAGCACACGTACCTCTGAGGAGACGGCGGTTAATATCGACGTGACTGCCAACGACAGCGACGTGGATGGTGATGCGTTGCGGGTCGAGAGCATCAGCAATCTGGATCCGGCTAAGGGCAGCGCCACATTCAGCGGCGGCACCATCACCTTTACGCCAGCCCAAGACGTGACCGGCGAGGTCAGCTTCAGCTACACCGTGACCGACGGGGCGGTTGGGGCCGCAGGCCTGACCGACACGGCGACTGTGACAGTCACCATAGACCCGGTGAACGATGCACCGGTGGCGATGAATGACAGCGTGCGCACCGCCGAGGAGACGGCGGTCAATATCGACGTGACTGGCAACGACAGCGACGCGGATGGTGATGCGTTGCGGGTCGAGAGCATCAGCAATCTGGACCCGGCAAAGGGCAGCGCCACGTTCAGCGGCGGCACCATCACCTTTACGCCGGCCAAGGATGAGACCGGCGAGGTCAGCTTCAGCTACACCGTGACCGACGGAGCGGTTGGGGCCACAGGCCTGACCGACACGGCGACCGTGACAGTCACCATAGATCCGGTGAACGATGCGCCACAAGCCAATGATCTCAGTCGCACCATTGAGGCGGGCGCCAGCCTGACCGTACCGGTGTCCGAACTGGCGAAGGACGCTGACGGTGATGCCCTCGACTTCACCTTTGTGACCCTGCCCCAGGGCTGGACGGCCAAAGTGGAGGGCGGCAATGTGGTGGTCACGCCAGTGGCTGACTTCAGCGGCAGCCAAGGGGTTGAGTTTACCGTTGCGGATCCCAGTGGAGCCCAGGCATCAGCCACCATCACGATTACCGTGAACCGGGTAAATGAAGCCCCCGTGGCCAATAACATCAGTCGTACCATCGCCGAAGACAGCAGCCTAACTGTGGCGGTCTCCGTATTGGCATCAGACCCGGATGGTGATGCCTTCGAACTCACTTTTAGCACCCTGCCACAGGGCTGGGTCGCCAAGGTCGAGGGCGGTAACGTCGTGGTGACGCCACCGACCGACTTTAACGGCAGTGAGCCGATCCCTTTCACCGTTACGGATCCCAGTGGGGCAGAGGCCGCGGCAGTCATTACGGTCACGGTCGAACCGGGTAACGATGCCCCCGTGGCGGTTGATGATACGGCCACCACTACGGAAGACACGCCGGTCGCGATCGACATCCTCAGAAATGACAGTGACGTCGATGGCGATGCGCTGTACTTCAACGGCGTCACCGGACTGGCTGCCGACAAGGGCCGTGCCGACTTCGCCAATGGCGTGCTGACGTTTACTCCGGCCGCCCACGTGTTCGGCGAGATCCGGTTCGATTACACCATCAGTGATGGCGATAATGGCCAGACCGACAGCGCCAGCGTGACGGTTACTGTCGACCCGGTGAACGATGCGCCGGTAGCCGTTGCCGACAGCACCACCACCGAGGTGGGCTCGCCGGTGGTGATCCCGGTGCTGGACAATGACTCCGATGTTGATGGCGATGCGCTCAAGGTTATCAGCGTGGTACTCGGCGACCCTGCCCAGGGCAGCGTCAGCTTCAGCGACAACAGCATCACCTTCACCCCGGCAGCAGGCTTTATCGGCAACGCCAGCCTGACCTACACCATCGCCGACCCCAGTGGCGCTGAAGCCTCAGCCAACGTATCGGTACAGGTTGTTGCTGCCGATTCGGAACCGGTGGCAGTCGATGATGAAGCCTCGGTCAACGAGGATGAATCGGTACAGATCCGCGTACTGAATAACGACAGTCACGGTGGTGCCGGCCTCAACCCGGCCAGTGTCCAGGTGGTTGACGCGCCGTTGCACGGTGAGGTCAGTGTGGATGTTGGCAGTGGTGTCATCACCTACCGCCCGACTGAAAACTATGATGGCAGCGACAGCTTCACTTATCAGGTGCAGGACAACGGTGAGCGGGTTTCCGCACCGGCGACTGTCCGGATTGAAGTGTTGCCGGTCAACGATGCGCCGGTTGCGGTAAACGACACCTTTGATGTGACCGAGGATGGTGAAGTCCTGCTGACCCTGCTGAATAACGACAGTGACCCGGACAGCGGCGATGCCCCTCAGCAGGACAGCATCGAGTTCCTGTCCCAGCCGGAACAGGGCACGCTGACGCTGCGTGATGGCCAGTGGTACTTCCAGCCTGAGGCTAACCAGACCGCGTCGGTCGAGTTCGAGTACCGGGTCGCTGATGGGGAAGGGGTTTACTCTGACGGAGCCAGAGTGTTTGTGCGCATCGAGGCCGTTAACGATGCCCCGGTTGCACGGGCCGATGAGGCTTCAACCGACGAAGATACGGCGCTGCTGCTGGACCTTCTGACTAACGACGAAGATGTCGATGGTCAGTTGCTGCCGGGCCAGATCGAGATCACCGTACCGCCGACTTCGGGCACCGTCTCGCAGGACAGCGAGGGTAACTGGTACTACACCCCCAACCCCAATGCTTCCGGTCAGGACAGCTTCGAATACCGGCTGGTGGACGAAGAGGGGCTGGCGTCTGAGAGCGTCGTGGTGACCGTTACCATCAACGCGGTCAATGACATTCCGGTCGCCAATGATGACGCCGTGACCCTGGCGGAAGATGGCGATTTCGCCATTAACGTGCTGGGCAATGATGAGGATATCGATGGCGTCTTGCTGGCGGCCTCCGTCACTGTCGTGGCTCAACCCGAGCATGGCACCGTCGAACTGGACCGTACCACCGGCCTGCTGCGCTACCAGGCCGGCGATAACTATTTCGGCGAAGACCGCTTCCAGTATCGGGTGCAGGATGACGCCGGCGCCTGGTCCAACGATGCCACTGTGGTGGTGACCATCAGCGCCGTTAACGATGCGCCGTTGGCCAATGCTGACCGGGTCGAGATGGATGAGGACCAGGGGACAACCTTAAACCTGCTCGGCAACGACCAGGACGTTGATGGCCGCTTGGATCCCACCTCCATAGAACTGAAAGACCTGCCAGAGAGCATCCGCGTTGAGGTTCAGGCCGATGGCAGCCTGCAGATCTCCCCGGCGCAGGATTTCAGTGGTGAGGTGACCTTCAGTTACCGCGTTGCCGATGATGAGGGTGAGTACTCCGATTGGGCGCTGATCACCGTGGTTGTCCGAGCACAGAATGACGCGCCGGTCGCGGTGGCGGACCGCTTTGAGCTGGATGAAGGCGGCGTCCTGCAGGCCAGCGTGACCGACAACGATTTTGATGTGGATGGTGACGCGTTCAGTGCCCAGCTGGTGAGCCAGCCGCAGTATGGCGCGGTAACCCTGCAAAGTGACGGCAGTTTCCGCTATCAGCATGATGGCGGCGAGCAAACCCAGGATCGCTTCGAGTACCAGATTCATGATGGAGAGTTCGACTCGGCGCCCGTGACTGTGACCCTGGATATCCGCGCGCTTAACGATGCGCCGGTGGCGCAAGCGGATGCAGTGAGCACCCGCGAAGACGAATCGGTTGCGATCGCCGTACTGGCCAATGACAGCGATGCGGATGGTGACCCGCTGACGGTTGCGGTCACCGTGGCGCCCAAGCTCGGGACTGCCGACGTGGTGGAGGGTCTCATTCACTATCAACCACAGCCCAATCGTTCTGGTGTGGATTCGCTGAGCTATCAGATCAGTGATGGCAAGGGTGGAGTCGCGACCGCGCAGGTCACCATTGAGATTCGTGCGGTTAACGATGCACCGGTGGCCAACGATGATGTGGCTGAAACCGCAGAAGATCAGGCGGTCAGCATTGATGTGCTGAGTAACGACAGTGACCTGGATGGCGATACGCTGAGCCTGTCTCTGGTGAACCAGCCGGCTCGGGGGGAGGTGCAACTCTCCGCTGGTCAGGTCCGCTACCAGCCTGAGCCCAACGACCATGGCGAAGTCACCTTCCGCTATGCCATTGACGATGGCAATGGCGGCCGGGACGAAGCCCAGGTGCGTGTGGTTGTGGTGCCGGTCAATGACCCGCCGGTAGCGAACGATGACTGGACCGCAACCTCGGTACGCCAACCAGTCGTGATTGCTGTGCTCGATAACGACGTCGATGTGGATGGCGATGCCCTGGTGGTGGTTAACGCATCCGTGGATTACGGACAGGTCGAGGTGCTGGCGGATCAGACTCTGCGCTTTACCCCTCAGCCGGACCGACTGGAAGCCAGCCGTATTAGCTATCGCATCAGCGATGGCAAAGGCGGCGAGTCCTCAGCGCTGGTGCAGGTGATGGTGGACAGTGATAACCGCGCCCCGGTGGCACAGGACGATGAGGTCATTCTTGCCAACGGGCAGTGGCAGGCCCGCATTGCGGTGCTGGATAACGACAGCGACCCGGATGGCGATGCGCTTACCGTCATCGGCGCCGCTGGCGGCTATGGCGAGGTGATGATTGAGGCGAACCAGCTGGTTTGGCAGGGCGACAGCAACATGCCGGGCAGCGTCATCATCGAGTACCGCATCAGCGATGGCTTCGGTGGCGAAGACAGCGCCATCGTGCAGCTGCTCAGTGACGATGCCCTGCGTCCCGTGGTGACGGCACCGGCACCGGTCTGGGTGGACGCCGAAGCGCTGTTCACCAAGGTGGACCTTGGCACGGCGACCGCGGTTGACCGTTTTGGTACGCCGCTGCCGGTGAGCCTGGTGGATGGCGTGCCGTTCTTCCAGCCCGGTGAAAACACCGCGCTTTGGGAGGCCTGCGACGACGAGGGGCGTTGTGGCACTGCGCCCCAGAAGGTCTATGTGCGCCCGCTGGTGTCCCTGGCCAAAGATCAGGTGGTGCTGGAAGGCCGCGAGGTCGAAGTGGAGGTGGTGATGAACGGCCCCCACTACCAGTACCCGGTGGTGGTGCCTTACACCCTGAGCGGCACGGTGGATGACAGTGAGCACACCCTGGTTGAGGGTGAGCTGCTGATTGAGTCCGGCACCTCCGCCCTGCTGACCTTCGAGACCCTTGAGGATGGGGTTGCCGAAGCGGATGAGACCCTGGTGGTTCACCTGGACCCCAGCGTGAATCCCGGCAACAAGCGTGACCATCAGGTCACCATTACCGAGGGCAACCTGCCGCCGGAGCTGGCGTTGAGTGCGGCCCAGGATGGTGAACCCCGTCTGGTGGCCAGCCAGGAGCTTGGCATGATGGTCATCGCCGCGACCCTGACCGACCCCAATGCCGGGGATCAGCATCAGTGGCAGTGGCATCACGACAGCATCCTGGCGGATCTGGATGTGACGGAGGAGCGCTTCGAGTTTGACCCGGCAGAGGTTGATCCGGGCCTCTACACCCTGACCGTGGAAGCCTGGGATCAGGCGGGACTGACCGACATCACCAGCATCACCATTGAAGTGGTGGCGGCGCTGGCTCCGCTGGAGCCGGGTGCTGACAGTGATGGTGACCTGATCCCGGACCTGGATGAAGGTTACGTTGACCGTGACTTCGATGGCATCCCGGATTACCGCGACCAGGTGGTGGACGAGTGCAATGTGCTGCCGGAAACCGGTGACAACTGGGATGGCTATATCGTAGAGGCGGATCCCGCGGTGTGCCTGCGCATCGGCCGGTACACCACCAACGGCGCCTCCGGTGGTGCCCAGGTGCTGGCTCAGGACATCGGCACCGCCCGCAATGATCTGGTGGAAGACACCGAAGCCACCAATGTCGGCGGCATCTTCGACTTCATCGCGTACAAGCTGCCGGAAGCCGGCCAATCGGTACAGGTGGTGCTGCCCCAGCGCCTCGCCATTCCGGCCAACGCGGTGTACCGCAAATTCCTGCCTGAAGAGGGCTGGGTCACCCTGATTGAAGATGGTGATAACCGCCTGCACTCCGCGCCGGGCGAGCCGGGCTTCTGCCCGCCTCCGGGTGGGGATGTCTGGACGCCGGGGCTGAATGAAGGCCACTGGTGTGTGCAGGTCACCCTTGAGGATGGGGGACGTTACGACGCGGACGCTCTGCGCAATGGCAGCGTGACTGATCCGGGTGGAGTCGCGGTGATGCTGAACAACAACCGTCCGCCCCTGGCGAATGGCGATGTGGCGCGGGTGCGTGACGGTAAGCGCATCGTTATCCCGGTACTGGACAACGACAGCGACCCGGATGTGGACCCACTGCGCATCGTCGCGGTCAGCGCGGCATTGGGTGAGGTCAGCATCAACGATGACCAGACCCTGGACTACCGGGCGCCGCTGGGTTACCTCGGTGCTGATACCTTGTCCTACAGCATCAGTGACGGCCAGGGCGGCAGTGCCCAGGCCAATGTGGCGGTGGATGTTTACCTCAACCGAGGCCCGCTGGCGGTGAATGATGTGGCTGAGTTGTACAACAACGATACCGCCCTGGTGAGTGTGATGAGTAATGACAGTGACGCCGACGGTGACACCCTGCAGCTGGTGTCGGCCAGCGTTGATATTGGCAGCGTCACGGTGGAAGCCAATGGCCAGTTGCGTTACCAGCCGCCGCAGGACTACATCGGCCCGGCGCTGGCGACCTACACCATCACCGATGGTGAGGGGGGTGAAGCCAGTGCTGAGGTGCAGTTCAGCGTGCTGGGTAAACAGCTGGTCAAAACCGAAGGGGGCAGTTCCGGCAGCCTGAATGCCATCGGTCTGGCCCTGCTGGCCTTGCTCGCACTGGGGCGCCGCCGCGTTCTGCCCTGGTTGGCTTTGGTGCTCGGGGCGTCCGCCCCTGCACTGGCGGAGGAGAAACCGCTGGACCCGCTGAAACCCTGGTTCGTCACCGGTAATCTGAGCTGGGCCAGCAGCGATGTGTCCACCTCCGACCTTAATCGCGACCTGGCCGATGCCGGACTGAATGCTCAGGTATTGTCTCTGGACAAAGAGCGACTGGGTTGGGGCGTGGGCCTGGGGTACCGCGTTACCGAGCGATGGTTTGTGGAGGCCGGCTACCTCAATATCGACGAGGTGGACCTCACCATTGAAGGCGTGTTTCAGGATCCAGCGACCTTCTTCGATGCGGTGGAGCACGTTTACCCCGAATCCGGCCATGGCCCCTATGCCCAGCTGGGTTATCGCCTGCCATTGAGCGAGCGCTGGGGGTTGACCGGCAAGGTCGGTGCCTTCTTCTGGGAGGGGGACTACGAGTCTGTGGCGCTCAATACCGGTATGGGCACCGGCAGTGATAATCCTGATGGCACTGATCTGCTCTATGGGGTGACGCTGGATTATCGGGTCAGCCGCGATTGGCTGGCGTCCCTTCAGCTGCAGCGGGTCGAGTTTGACCGTTACCCCGCCATGCTGCTGGGCTTCAACCTCAGCTACCACTTTGGCGGCAGTGCCGCACCCGCTCCGGTGCTGGCCCCAGTGCCGGTGGACAGTGATGGCGATGGCGTGATCGACCCGCAGGATGCTTGCCCGGATACGCCGATGACCCATGCGGTGGATGGTCGAGGCTGTACCCTGTGGCGCACTGAGGCGATGGAGCTGGAACTGGTGCTGCTGTTTGCCAACGACAGTGCAACGATTCCGGCCACTTACGACGTGGTGCTTCAGAACCTGAGCGAGCAGCTTGCCCCGCTGGCGGACTACCAGGTGGTGATTGAAGGCCACGCTTCTGCCCCGGCTTCCTCCCGCTACAACCTGAGTTTGTCAGAGCGGCGTGCCCAAGCGGTAGGCGAGGCGCTGAATCAGCGTGGAGTCGAGTCCGCCAACATCACTTATGTCGCCCGAGGGGAAGAGATGCCTGCGGTGGCGGGGAACACCGAGCACGCTTACGGTCAGAACCGCCGGGCGGTGGTGATGGTGAGCTTCACCGAGAAAACGCCGGTGCCGCGCCCGTAA
- a CDS encoding MFS transporter has translation MSLRRYPALVWLGIAIMILSLGIRQSFGLFMAPISTSFDVGREFFSLAIALQNLLFGLFQPFVGMAADRYGPRRVIVCGGLAYGLGLALTSVAAQPEWLYLTLGALVGLGLSATSYVIVLGAVARVVPAQHAAKAFGLTTAAGSFGMFAMIPGAQTLLTEFGWQSALQVFAIGCALIVAFGAFMRMPQTDTSTGNDAPEQTLKQALAEAFRHPGYWLIHLGFFVCGFHVMFIATHLPSYLADLGLPSNAAAMALAYVGVFNIFGSYFWGMMGDRYDKRHVMFALYVLRAAVIAAFVMFPISTHSATVFGAAIGFCWLGTVPLTSGLVRQIFGPRYLATLYGLVFFTHQVGSFLGAWFGGRIYDATGSYTPIWWLTVVMALIAAVLHLPINAKPVERPLPAAQPA, from the coding sequence ATGAGCCTGCGTCGTTACCCTGCCCTGGTCTGGTTGGGCATCGCCATCATGATCCTGAGCCTGGGGATCCGTCAGTCCTTCGGCCTGTTTATGGCCCCCATCAGCACCAGTTTTGATGTCGGCCGCGAGTTCTTCAGCCTGGCCATCGCCCTGCAGAACCTGCTGTTTGGCCTGTTCCAGCCCTTTGTTGGCATGGCCGCTGACCGCTATGGTCCGCGCCGGGTGATCGTCTGCGGTGGCCTGGCTTACGGCCTCGGTCTGGCGCTGACCTCCGTAGCGGCTCAACCGGAGTGGCTGTACCTGACTCTGGGCGCGCTGGTTGGCCTGGGCCTGTCTGCCACCAGTTACGTTATCGTGCTGGGCGCGGTGGCCCGTGTGGTGCCGGCCCAACACGCCGCCAAGGCGTTCGGCCTGACCACCGCCGCTGGCTCCTTTGGCATGTTCGCCATGATCCCCGGCGCCCAAACCCTGCTGACCGAGTTTGGCTGGCAGAGTGCGCTGCAGGTGTTTGCCATCGGCTGTGCCCTGATTGTGGCCTTTGGTGCGTTTATGCGGATGCCCCAAACCGACACCAGCACCGGCAACGACGCGCCAGAGCAAACCCTGAAGCAGGCGCTGGCCGAAGCGTTCCGTCACCCCGGTTACTGGCTGATCCATTTGGGCTTCTTTGTCTGTGGTTTCCACGTGATGTTTATCGCCACCCACCTGCCCAGCTACCTGGCGGATCTCGGCCTGCCCAGCAACGCCGCCGCCATGGCTCTGGCTTACGTGGGTGTGTTCAACATCTTTGGTTCCTACTTCTGGGGCATGATGGGCGACCGCTACGACAAGCGCCACGTGATGTTTGCCCTGTACGTGCTGCGTGCCGCGGTGATCGCCGCCTTTGTGATGTTCCCCATCAGCACCCACAGTGCCACCGTGTTCGGCGCCGCCATCGGTTTCTGCTGGCTCGGCACCGTACCGCTGACCTCCGGCCTGGTACGGCAGATCTTCGGCCCGCGCTACCTGGCCACCCTCTATGGTCTGGTGTTCTTTACCCACCAGGTTGGCAGCTTCCTGGGCGCCTGGTTCGGCGGTCGCATCTATGACGCCACCGGCAGCTATACCCCCATCTGGTGGCTGACCGTCGTGATGGCGCTGATTGCCGCCGTGCTGCACCTGCCCATCAACGCCAAACCGGTGGAGCGCCCCCTGCCCGCCGCACAACCGGCCTGA